A window from Bubalus kerabau isolate K-KA32 ecotype Philippines breed swamp buffalo chromosome 5, PCC_UOA_SB_1v2, whole genome shotgun sequence encodes these proteins:
- the FGF4 gene encoding fibroblast growth factor 4, translating to MAGPGAAAAALLPAVLLVVLAPWAGRGGAAAPTAPNGTLEAELERRWESLVARSLARLPVASQPKEAAVQSGAGDYLLGIKRLRRLYCNVGIGFHLQVLPDGGIGGVHADTSDSLLELSPVERGVVSIFGVASRFFVAMSSRGRLYGSPFFTDECRFREILLPNNYNAYECDRHPGMFIALSKNGKAKKGNRVSPTMKVTHFLPRL from the exons ATGGCGGGGCCCGGGGCGGCCGCGGCGGCGCTGCTCCCGGCGGTGCTGCTGGTCGTGCTGGCGCCCTGGGCCGGCCGAGGGGGCGCCGCCGCGCCCACCGCCCCCAACGGCACGCTGGAGGCCGAGCTGGAGCGCcgctgggagagcctggtggcgCGCTCACTGGCGCGCCTGCCGGTGGCCTCGCAGCCCAAGGAGGCTGCCGTCCAGAGCGGCGCCGGCGACTACTTGCTGGGCATCAAGCGGCTGCGGAGGCTGTACTGCAACGTGGGCATCGGCTTCCACCTCCAGGTGCTCCCCGACGGCGGCATCGGCGGCGTGCACGCGGACACGAGTGACA GCTTGCTGGAGCTGTCGCCGGTGGAGCGCGGGGTGGTGAGCATTTTCGGGGTGGCCAGCCGGTTCTTCGTGGCCATGAGCAGCCGGGGCAGGCTGTACGGCTCG cctTTCTTCACCGACGAGTGCAGGTTCAGAGAGATCCTCCTCCCCAACAACTACAACGCCTATGAGTGCGACCGGCACCCCGGCATGTTCATCGCCCTGAGCAAGAACGGCAAGGCCAAGAAGGGGAACCGGGTGTCCCCCACCATGAAGGTCACCCACTTCCTCCCCAGGCTGTGA